Proteins encoded by one window of Dendropsophus ebraccatus isolate aDenEbr1 chromosome 4, aDenEbr1.pat, whole genome shotgun sequence:
- the LOC138789545 gene encoding cathepsin W-like, with protein MMFHSFLLHTFLCVFIHIVLGNTELEEFGKFIKQYNKVYKNPKEYQYRLAVFTSNLNTARHLQKEELGTAEYGITQFSDLTDEEFTRNSVMYLGTPPIKIVKQENVEATPVQRSCDWRKAGVISKVKNQLRCGSCWAFASVGNIEAQWGILGHPVNLSVQQVLDCGPCEEGCRGGYFWDAYITVMKEGGLASEEDYPYEGITEHCRSYKKVANIPDFIMLPRNEKIMAYYVMNYGTIAVAINDVLLKHYIRGVIQNANCDPNHLNHAVLIVGYSQDSRGRFWIVKNSWGESWGENGFFRISLGKNTCGISHWPLSANVTYRGSQRINCPT; from the exons ATGATGTTCCATAGCTTTCTACTTCACACTTTCTTGTGTGTTTTCATACATATCGTCTTAGGGAATACTGAACTG GAAGAGTTCGGGAAGTTCATCAAACAATACAATAAGGTTTACAAGAATCCAAAAG AATATCAGTACAGACTGGCTGTTTTCACTTCAAATTTGAACACTGCACGTCACTTACAAAAAGAGGAACTAGGAACCGCAGAATATGGAATCACCCAGTTTAGTGACTTAACAG ATGAAGAGTTCACAAGAAATAGTGTGATGTATCTTGGCACCCCTCCTATAAAGATTGTAAAACAAGAGAATGTAGAAGCGACTCCTGTGCAAAGATCTTGTGACTGGCGTAAAGCAGGGGTCATTTCGAAGGTGAAAAATCAG CTCCGTTGTGGTTCCTGTTGGGCTTTTGCTTCTGTTGGAAATATTGAAGCACAGTGGGGGATCCTAGGACATCCGGTAAACTTATCAGTTCAAC AGGTCCTAGACTGTGGTCCCTGTGAAGAGGGCTGTAGAGGGGGATATTTTTGGGACGCTTATATAACGGTCATGAAAGAAG GAGGATTGGCATCCGAAGAGGATTATCCCTATGAAGGGATAACAGAACACTGTAGAAGTTACAAAAAAGTTGCAAACATACCTGACTTTATAATGCTCCCTAGAAATGAAAAGA TTATGGCTTATTATGTCATGAATTACGGAACAATTGCTGTGGCTATCAACGACGTTCTGCTCAAG CATTATATCAGGGGAGTGATTCAAAATGCTAACTGTGATCCAAATCACTTAAACCATGCGGTTTTAATAGTGGGATATTCACAAG ATAGTCGTGGACGTTTTTGGATAGTGAAAAACAGCTGGGGGGAATCTTGGGGAGAAAAT GGTTTTTTCCGGATCTCCTTAGGCAAGAACACATGTGGTATCTCACACTGGCCTCTAAGTGCCAATGTGACCTACAGAGGCAGCCAAAGAATTAATTGTCCTACCTAA